The Brachyhypopomus gauderio isolate BG-103 chromosome 7, BGAUD_0.2, whole genome shotgun sequence genome has a window encoding:
- the LOC143518877 gene encoding serine/threonine-protein kinase pim-2-like isoform X1 produces MSFYPWTTDQPRPGQEQNHFTPGFTTHGVPYNPQETVIHTDPCGPAPFPHGAEHKGSRSCKLSAKRGREEEPLRRSRKRKGDAPQDLAPHPMETRAKKKKREKREEECTVSFKSRYTVGDLLGTGGYGSVYAGVRKADGKQIAIKFVPKHHTERFITVPGETRTLPLEVALMEMVCKPPRCQHIVELLEWFDCDCCFILILERPVPCMDLFDYLDLHERQLPEPLARLIMRQVVQAVLHCRDRGVLHRDVKEENLLVNTDTLDVKLIDFGCGDLLKTGPYTRFGGTKVYRPPEWLIDRTYEGRQATIWSLGVLLYSIICGDEPFEKEEDIVEAHLCFKGNPSRDSVLWAADGGSKGVPNTLAALMMPCWLCQGWLGCHTFYRHKRHRVSPSAFLCEGVSPPLSLSLVLSLPFTYSSIYLLRHFWPISSFPPVLSLPVSYSFILGRVLFCCGVRLRPVTSPGVLGFVLRVRVFSVFFQLLLLFSSRVYTG; encoded by the exons atgagtttttacccctggacaactgaccagccaaggcctgggcaggaacagaaccacttcactccaggttttaccactcatg gtgtgccctacaacccccaagagacagtgatccacacggatccctgtggaccagcacccttccctcacggAG CTGAGCACAAGGGGAGCAGAAGCTGCAAGTTGTCTGCAAAGCGAGGGCGTGAAGAGGAACCTCTGAGGCGGAGTAGGAAGAGGAAAGGGGATGCTCCTCAAGATTTGGCACCCCACCCCATGGAGACACGggcaaagaagaagaagagagagaagagagaggaggagtgcacag tgAGCTTCAAGTCACGCTACACTGTGGGAGATCTCCTGGGCACAGGAGGATACGGCTCAGTGTATGCAGGAGTCCGCAAGGCTGATGGAAAACAG ATTGCCATTAAATTTGTGCCAAAGCATCACACAGAGCGGTTCATCACTGTT CCCGGCGAAACTCGCACTCTCCCCCTAGAGGTGGCTTTGATGGAGATGGTGTGCAAGCCACCTCGTTGTCAGCATATTGTGGAGCTGCTAGAATGGTTTGATTGCGACTGCTGCTTCATCTTGATTCTGGAGCGACCCGTCCCCTGCATGGACCTGTTTGATTACTTGGACTTGCACGAACGCCAACTGCCTGAGCCACTGGCACGACTGATCATGCGTCAGGTGGTTCAGGCTGTCCTTCACTGCCGTGACCGTGGAGTTCTGCATAGAGACGTCAAGGAAGAGAACCTTCTGGTCAACACAGACACCCTTGACGTCAAGTTGATCGACTTTGGTTGTGGCGATCTGCTTAAGACCGGACCCTACACGCGCTTTGGAG GCACCAAGGTATACCGCCCACCTGAATGGCTGATTGACAGGACATATGAGGGCCGTCAAGCCACCATCTGGAGTCTGGGTGTGCTCCTCTACAGTATTATCTGTGGAGATGAGCCCTTTGAGAAGGAGGAGGACATTGTTGAGGCACACCTGTGCTTCAAGGGAAACCCATCCAGAG ATTCAGTTTTGTGGGCAGCAGATGGAGGCAGTAAAGGTGTACCAAACACACTAGCTGCCCTAATGATGCCTTGCTggctgtgtcagggctggctggGATGCCACACCTTCTACCGCCATAAGAGGCAccgagtcagtcctagtgcGTTCCTGTgtgaaggtgtctcgccacctttatctctttctcttgtcctctctctaccttttacttattcgagtatctacctcctgcgccacttctggcccatctcaagttttcctccagtcTTATCACTTCCTGtcagttactcttttattttgggaagggttttgttttgttgcggtgTTCGCCTGCGGCCAGtaacttcccctggcgtccttggtttcgttttacgCGTTAGAGTTTTTTCCGTGTTCTTTCAGTTGCTTTTGTTATTTTCCTCCCGTGTCTATACGGGTTAG
- the LOC143518877 gene encoding serine/threonine-protein kinase pim-1-like isoform X3, producing the protein MSFYPWTTDQPRPGQEQNHFTPGFTTHGVPYNPQETVIHTDPCGPAPFPHGAEHKGSRSCKLSAKRGREEEPLRRSRKRKGDAPQDLAPHPMETRAKKKKREKREEECTVSFKSRYTVGDLLGTGGYGSVYAGVRKADGKQIAIKFVPKHHTERFITVPGETRTLPLEVALMEMVCKPPRCQHIVELLEWFDCDCCFILILERPVPCMDLFDYLDLHERQLPEPLARLIMRQVVQAVLHCRDRGVLHRDVKEENLLVNTDTLDVKLIDFGCGDLLKTGPYTRFGGTKVYRPPEWLIDRTYEGRQATIWSLGVLLYSIICGDEPFEKEEDIVEAHLCFKGNPSRDCRHLITWCLQKDPEKRPVLEDVLAHQWFLEGLQN; encoded by the exons atgagtttttacccctggacaactgaccagccaaggcctgggcaggaacagaaccacttcactccaggttttaccactcatg gtgtgccctacaacccccaagagacagtgatccacacggatccctgtggaccagcacccttccctcacggAG CTGAGCACAAGGGGAGCAGAAGCTGCAAGTTGTCTGCAAAGCGAGGGCGTGAAGAGGAACCTCTGAGGCGGAGTAGGAAGAGGAAAGGGGATGCTCCTCAAGATTTGGCACCCCACCCCATGGAGACACGggcaaagaagaagaagagagagaagagagaggaggagtgcacag tgAGCTTCAAGTCACGCTACACTGTGGGAGATCTCCTGGGCACAGGAGGATACGGCTCAGTGTATGCAGGAGTCCGCAAGGCTGATGGAAAACAG ATTGCCATTAAATTTGTGCCAAAGCATCACACAGAGCGGTTCATCACTGTT CCCGGCGAAACTCGCACTCTCCCCCTAGAGGTGGCTTTGATGGAGATGGTGTGCAAGCCACCTCGTTGTCAGCATATTGTGGAGCTGCTAGAATGGTTTGATTGCGACTGCTGCTTCATCTTGATTCTGGAGCGACCCGTCCCCTGCATGGACCTGTTTGATTACTTGGACTTGCACGAACGCCAACTGCCTGAGCCACTGGCACGACTGATCATGCGTCAGGTGGTTCAGGCTGTCCTTCACTGCCGTGACCGTGGAGTTCTGCATAGAGACGTCAAGGAAGAGAACCTTCTGGTCAACACAGACACCCTTGACGTCAAGTTGATCGACTTTGGTTGTGGCGATCTGCTTAAGACCGGACCCTACACGCGCTTTGGAG GCACCAAGGTATACCGCCCACCTGAATGGCTGATTGACAGGACATATGAGGGCCGTCAAGCCACCATCTGGAGTCTGGGTGTGCTCCTCTACAGTATTATCTGTGGAGATGAGCCCTTTGAGAAGGAGGAGGACATTGTTGAGGCACACCTGTGCTTCAAGGGAAACCCATCCAGAG ACTGCCGCCATCTGATAACATGGTGTCTGCAAAAGGACCCTGAAAAACGTCCTGTGCTCGAGGATGTTCTTGCACATCAGTGGTTTTTAGAAGGACTTCAGAACTAA
- the LOC143518877 gene encoding serine/threonine-protein kinase pim-2-like isoform X2, which yields METRAKKKKREKREEECTVSFKSRYTVGDLLGTGGYGSVYAGVRKADGKQIAIKFVPKHHTERFITVPGETRTLPLEVALMEMVCKPPRCQHIVELLEWFDCDCCFILILERPVPCMDLFDYLDLHERQLPEPLARLIMRQVVQAVLHCRDRGVLHRDVKEENLLVNTDTLDVKLIDFGCGDLLKTGPYTRFGGTKVYRPPEWLIDRTYEGRQATIWSLGVLLYSIICGDEPFEKEEDIVEAHLCFKGNPSRDSVLWAADGGSKGVPNTLAALMMPCWLCQGWLGCHTFYRHKRHRVSPSAFLCEGVSPPLSLSLVLSLPFTYSSIYLLRHFWPISSFPPVLSLPVSYSFILGRVLFCCGVRLRPVTSPGVLGFVLRVRVFSVFFQLLLLFSSRVYTG from the exons ATGGAGACACGggcaaagaagaagaagagagagaagagagaggaggagtgcacag tgAGCTTCAAGTCACGCTACACTGTGGGAGATCTCCTGGGCACAGGAGGATACGGCTCAGTGTATGCAGGAGTCCGCAAGGCTGATGGAAAACAG ATTGCCATTAAATTTGTGCCAAAGCATCACACAGAGCGGTTCATCACTGTT CCCGGCGAAACTCGCACTCTCCCCCTAGAGGTGGCTTTGATGGAGATGGTGTGCAAGCCACCTCGTTGTCAGCATATTGTGGAGCTGCTAGAATGGTTTGATTGCGACTGCTGCTTCATCTTGATTCTGGAGCGACCCGTCCCCTGCATGGACCTGTTTGATTACTTGGACTTGCACGAACGCCAACTGCCTGAGCCACTGGCACGACTGATCATGCGTCAGGTGGTTCAGGCTGTCCTTCACTGCCGTGACCGTGGAGTTCTGCATAGAGACGTCAAGGAAGAGAACCTTCTGGTCAACACAGACACCCTTGACGTCAAGTTGATCGACTTTGGTTGTGGCGATCTGCTTAAGACCGGACCCTACACGCGCTTTGGAG GCACCAAGGTATACCGCCCACCTGAATGGCTGATTGACAGGACATATGAGGGCCGTCAAGCCACCATCTGGAGTCTGGGTGTGCTCCTCTACAGTATTATCTGTGGAGATGAGCCCTTTGAGAAGGAGGAGGACATTGTTGAGGCACACCTGTGCTTCAAGGGAAACCCATCCAGAG ATTCAGTTTTGTGGGCAGCAGATGGAGGCAGTAAAGGTGTACCAAACACACTAGCTGCCCTAATGATGCCTTGCTggctgtgtcagggctggctggGATGCCACACCTTCTACCGCCATAAGAGGCAccgagtcagtcctagtgcGTTCCTGTgtgaaggtgtctcgccacctttatctctttctcttgtcctctctctaccttttacttattcgagtatctacctcctgcgccacttctggcccatctcaagttttcctccagtcTTATCACTTCCTGtcagttactcttttattttgggaagggttttgttttgttgcggtgTTCGCCTGCGGCCAGtaacttcccctggcgtccttggtttcgttttacgCGTTAGAGTTTTTTCCGTGTTCTTTCAGTTGCTTTTGTTATTTTCCTCCCGTGTCTATACGGGTTAG